The following proteins are co-located in the Triticum aestivum cultivar Chinese Spring chromosome 1A, IWGSC CS RefSeq v2.1, whole genome shotgun sequence genome:
- the LOC123187691 gene encoding histone-lysine N-methyltransferase family member SUVH9-like, with the protein MASSPPPPPPPQPLPTQIPLTPKPDPDAPQSPSTVPSTALIPKLEPIALTPELCDLYRRELEPSPDGHPDFAGHLHFTQQQIDAVPADRRLVVSNPQPEPSPQGSIPPAHSDTSVSSSSSTAKKRARGGEMVRVNTVTPQDHIHFRSLVRRARLTFEALRGIYQREESYDGGPRNRFDLRASSKMLSRGLWLYRDVRIVGPIPGVLVGDAFHYRAELCVVGLHCTPQAGIGYIPASLVSEGHPVATSIVSSGGYLDDEDNGQVLVYSGSGGRQRNRVEHHADQTLERGNLALHYSCHYGVEVRVIRCHACDSSPSRKVYVYDGLYKAVSSTYEPGKSGRHVCKYTLVRIPGQEELGSSNWCLAKDIKDKLLANQALPPGYISPDLSNGREVLRVPVFNGVDHESSLLDFDYIARPEFPLPLVKQQHWGCHCVTSPCGPECGCVIKNGGGGPVYNEDGTLVRGRPVVYECGALCGCPMSCANRATQRGMKHTLEVFRSMETEWGVRTLDLIQPGAFVCEYSGDVVVTTGECELAMDEGSIIDPKRFPKRWSEWGDASPALVGDDDDKVPRPQFPHFQEPGYVLDVSRRRNLASYISHSCTPNVFVQYVVRGGENESCPHLMVFAMDAIPPMRELSIDYGMDDQQICA; encoded by the coding sequence ATggcgtcctcgccgccgccgccgccgccgccgcagcccctccCCACGCAGATCCCCCTTACCCCAAAGCCCGACCCCGACGCCCCGCAGTCCCCCAGCACCGTCCCGTCCACCGCCCTCATCCCCAAGCTCGAACCCATTGCTCTTACCCCCGAGCTCTGCGATCTTTATCGCCGGGAGCTCGAGCCCTCCCCCGACGGCCACCCGGACTTCGCCGGCCACCTCCACTTCACGCagcagcagatcgacgccgtccccGCCGACCGCCGCCTCGTCGTCTCCAATCCGCAACCCGAGCCCAGCCCACAAGGTTCCATTCCCCCCGCGCACTCTGACACATCCGTCTCCTCCTCTTCGTCGACCGCCAAGAAGCGCGCCCGCGGCGGCGAGATGGTGCGCGTCAATACCGTCACGCCTCAGGACCACATCCACTTCCGGTCCCTGGTCCGCCGCGCGCGCCTCACCTTCGAGGCGCTCCGCGGGATCTACCAGCGGGAGGAGTCGTACGACGGCGGCCCCCGCAACCGCTTCGACCTGCGCGCCTCCAGCAAGATGCTCTCCCGGGGCCTCTGGCTCTACCGGGACGTGCGCATCGTCGGGCCCATCCCGGGCGTCCTCGTCGGCGACGCCTTCCACTACCGCGCCGAGCTCTGCGTCGTCGGCCTCCACTGCACCCCGCAGGCCGGCATCGGCTACATCCCCGCCAGCCTCGTCAGCGAGGGCCACCCCGTCGCCACCAGCATCGTCTCCTCCGGCGGCTACCTCGACGACGAGGACAACGGCCAGGTCCTCGTAtacagcggcagcggcggccgccAGCGCAACCGCGTCGAGCACCACGCCGACCAGACGCTCGAGCGCGGCAACCTCGCGCTCCACTACAGCTGCCACTACGGCGTCGAGGTGCGGGTCATCCGCTGCCACGCCTGCGACTCCAGCCCCAGCCGCAAGGTGTACGTGTACGACGGCCTCTACAAGGCCGTCAGCTCCACCTACGAGCCGGGCAAGTCCGGCCGCCATGTCTGCAAGTACACGCTGGTGCGCATCCCCGGCCAGGAGGAGCTCGGCAGCAGCAACTGGTGCCTGGCCAAGGACATCAAGGACAAGCTGCTGGCCAACCAGGCCCTCCCGCCCGGCTACATCTCGCCGGACCTCTCCAACGGCAGGGAGGTGCTCCGCGTCCCCGTCTTCAACGGCGTGGACCACGAGAGCTCTCTCCTCGACTTCGACTACATTGCCCGTCCTGAATTTCCGTTGCCGCTGGTGAAGCAGCAGCACTGGGGCTGCCATTGCGTGACCTCGCCGTGCGGGCCCGAGTGCGGCTGCGTGATCAagaacggcggcggcggcccggtgtACAATGAGGACGGTACCCTCGTCAGGGGCAGGCCGGTGGTGTACGAGTGCGGCGCGCTCTGCGGCTGCCCCATGAGCTGCGCGAACCGCGCGACCCAGCGCGGGATGAAGCACACACTGGAGGTGTTCCGGTCCATGGAGACCGAGTGGGGCGTCAGGACGCTCGACCTCATACAGCCGGGCGCCTTCGTGTGCGAGTACAGCGGAGACGTCGTGGTCACCACCGGCGAGTGCGAGTTGGCCATGGACGAGGGCTCCATCATCGACCCAAAGAGGTTCCCCAAGAGATGGAGCGAGTGGGGGGATGCCTCTCCTGCACTCGTTGGGGATGATGATGACAAGGTGCCCCGCCCCCAATTCCCCCATTTCCAAGAGCCGGGCTATGTGCTCGACGTGTCCCGCAGGAGGAACTTGGCCAGCTACATCAGCCACAGCTGCACTCCCAATGTGTTCGTCCAGTACGTCGTCCGTGGCGGCGAAAACGAATCGTGCCCTCACCTCATGGTGTTCGCCATGGATGCCATCCCGCCCATGCGCGAGCTCAGCATCGACTACGGCATGGATGATCAGCAAATCTGTGCATGA